The sequence CATAGTTACCAATTTTGTAGACAAATCTACTCAGGCTTTGTAAGGCTTAAACCTTACTGGGCTAACTACAAGCCTCTCTATTGGTTTTCCATCAAAGACGGAGTCACCAACTACTTTTCTCATTATGTTTAATGCGCCGTTGAGATCGGCGTTAATCTTTTTACCAAGTGAGGACTTAAATAATCCTCTTTTAACTCTCCGTCCCTTATAGCTAGAATGTTTTTTTATTGGCTCTAAGTCTAAAAAGCTACATTTTGAAGTGTAACTTTCTTCTGTTATAGTGACTTTAATTCCAACTAGTTTTGCTTTATAAGTTAGTTGGTCGATCAATCTAGCATGAGGTACTTGAGTAAAATTTTGGTTATTGCGTTTTCCAATTCCTATTGACTGTTTCCAATTCTCATTTTTCCCAATTATTAAGTGAGTAACACCACGCTCTAGTAGTTTATCGATAATAAATCTACTAGCTGTATGGAGGTAATAATCCATTTTATTATTGCGCTTTTGTGTTAATCCCTCTATTTGATTAGAAGTGAATTGGTTTTCTGTTAATAGAGATTGAAGTTTTGCTCTTCTCTTGTTGTAATATTGATTACATGATTTGATAGCTTTTCCATCAACAATAAAAGGTTTAAAGTCAAAGTCATTACTCGCAACTGTTGCTAAGTTATCAAGACCAATATCTATTGACGCTATCTTTCCTTGACATTGTTGTTCTGGCAGAATATCTACTGTATAGATTGCTTCAACAGCATAACAATTTCCTTTAGGAATAATCCTTACTTCCTCAACCTTTCTTAAGTTAGTAGGAACTTTTAATGATAGTCCACTTGGTTTTAAGTAACCCTTTTGCAACCATTTTCTAGAGAACGCTTGACAATTATATGTTAAAACATTTCTGCCATCAATTTTTTTCTTATATTTTGGTAACTTTGGCTTACTAAAGAATTTACTAGGGTCAATATTGTAAGCTTTTATTGCTTCAAA comes from Halothece sp. PCC 7418 and encodes:
- a CDS encoding RNA-guided endonuclease TnpB family protein, which produces MRQVQKHLIKKTHRKFKEIDEASFASKNLFNSAVYICRQAFFSNQPVPSYNQLDHKLKAGKDYKALPSKVAQLVIKQVIRCFDSYFEAIKAYNIDPSKFFSKPKLPKYKKKIDGRNVLTYNCQAFSRKWLQKGYLKPSGLSLKVPTNLRKVEEVRIIPKGNCYAVEAIYTVDILPEQQCQGKIASIDIGLDNLATVASNDFDFKPFIVDGKAIKSCNQYYNKRRAKLQSLLTENQFTSNQIEGLTQKRNNKMDYYLHTASRFIIDKLLERGVTHLIIGKNENWKQSIGIGKRNNQNFTQVPHARLIDQLTYKAKLVGIKVTITEESYTSKCSFLDLEPIKKHSSYKGRRVKRGLFKSSLGKKINADLNGALNIMRKVVGDSVFDGKPIERLVVSPVRFKPYKA